Proteins encoded within one genomic window of Halorussus salilacus:
- a CDS encoding ABC transporter substrate-binding protein, whose product MTDTTTEQSNTSGTVKIGVMQPTSGDLAYYGEQALWGFYSGLAYKGDTDPLTDATSGTHTVTVGDVDYELVVRDTQFSADTAQSIATDLVQSEDVDMLFGCASSGAADRVVQTVANQADVPYMVGPAASANTTASSETCSPNVFRASENTAMDARSGGKYVADETDVNSVFLFGADYSFGEAVVNNYRRVLEDEGVEIVGERFVPQGHDEWEGLLDNAAEEGAEGIVGGFTVATLPNLFTTFLNGDYDFRVFGGLATQITNDVVGQTLQNALGEDMTAEDIRDTKLGPFTTRYHWNQYDNDINSEFVEMYTDAYGVVPDLFTSGSFTSASAIVQAVESSGSTEGADIAEALRGMTVADTPKGEDGYTFQEYNNQARSAMTVADVVPTSDEWADNWDAAIMPGEPLSTISGDQTTIPEDSDQMGCSL is encoded by the coding sequence ATGACGGACACGACGACCGAGCAGTCGAACACGTCGGGAACGGTGAAGATAGGCGTGATGCAACCGACCTCGGGCGACCTCGCGTACTACGGCGAGCAGGCGCTCTGGGGGTTCTACTCCGGGCTGGCGTACAAGGGCGACACCGACCCGCTCACCGACGCCACGTCGGGGACCCACACCGTGACGGTCGGCGACGTCGACTACGAGCTCGTGGTCCGGGACACCCAGTTCTCGGCCGACACGGCCCAGTCGATAGCGACCGACCTCGTCCAGAGCGAGGACGTGGACATGCTGTTCGGCTGTGCGTCGTCGGGCGCGGCCGACCGCGTGGTCCAGACGGTCGCCAATCAGGCCGACGTCCCGTACATGGTCGGCCCCGCGGCCTCGGCCAACACCACCGCCAGCAGTGAGACCTGCTCTCCGAACGTGTTCCGCGCGAGCGAGAACACCGCGATGGACGCCCGGTCTGGCGGCAAGTACGTCGCCGACGAGACCGACGTGAACTCCGTGTTCCTGTTCGGTGCGGACTACTCGTTCGGCGAGGCGGTCGTGAACAACTATCGGCGGGTCCTCGAAGACGAGGGCGTCGAGATCGTCGGCGAGCGGTTCGTCCCGCAGGGCCACGACGAGTGGGAGGGCCTGCTCGACAACGCCGCCGAGGAGGGCGCGGAGGGCATCGTCGGCGGATTCACGGTCGCGACGCTCCCGAACCTGTTCACGACCTTCCTCAACGGCGACTACGACTTCCGGGTGTTCGGCGGACTCGCGACCCAGATCACCAACGACGTCGTGGGTCAGACCCTCCAGAACGCGCTCGGCGAGGACATGACCGCCGAGGACATCCGGGACACCAAGCTCGGACCGTTCACGACCCGGTACCACTGGAACCAGTACGACAACGACATCAACAGCGAGTTCGTCGAGATGTACACCGACGCCTACGGCGTCGTGCCCGACCTGTTCACGTCGGGGTCGTTCACCAGCGCCTCCGCCATCGTGCAGGCGGTCGAGTCGAGCGGGTCGACCGAGGGCGCAGACATCGCCGAGGCGCTGCGCGGGATGACCGTCGCCGACACGCCGAAGGGCGAGGACGGCTACACCTTCCAGGAGTACAACAATCAGGCCCGGTCGGCGATGACGGTCGCCGACGTCGTTCCGACCAGCGACGAGTGGGCCGACAACTGGGACGCCGCCATCATGCCCGGCGAACCGCTGTCGACCATCTCCGGCGACCAGACCACGATTCCGGAGGACAGCGACCAGATGGGTTGCTCGCTGTAG
- a CDS encoding helix-turn-helix domain-containing protein, producing the protein MIDITMDMEQYDCPFIATTDDHGVEFSAIQWDFDRVNDQLETRMVVEADDRETLTSGLSMLRGHENMHDYGLLTRRDNVAHIRTVIAETEAMATIRDNGGYITGPFHIEGGSEVWHVGFDGIEEADTTLSELERGNEYDVLDRENTELPEMQDFVQNAGAAMTLIEGCRDLSEVERQTLETAVSDGYFESPRGATLGHLADEFDVSKPAVSKNLRRGQQKMIQRVIEALDELE; encoded by the coding sequence ATGATAGACATCACGATGGACATGGAGCAGTACGACTGTCCCTTCATCGCCACCACCGACGACCACGGGGTCGAGTTCTCGGCCATCCAGTGGGACTTCGACCGGGTCAACGACCAGCTGGAGACCCGGATGGTCGTGGAGGCCGACGACCGCGAGACGCTCACCTCGGGGCTCTCGATGCTGCGCGGGCACGAGAACATGCACGACTACGGCCTGCTCACGCGCCGGGACAACGTCGCCCACATCCGGACCGTCATCGCCGAGACCGAGGCGATGGCGACCATCCGCGACAACGGCGGGTACATCACCGGACCGTTCCACATCGAGGGCGGCAGCGAGGTCTGGCACGTCGGCTTCGACGGCATCGAGGAGGCAGACACCACCCTGTCGGAGTTAGAGCGGGGCAACGAGTACGACGTGCTCGACCGCGAGAACACCGAACTCCCCGAGATGCAGGACTTCGTCCAGAACGCGGGCGCGGCGATGACCCTCATCGAGGGGTGTCGGGACCTCTCGGAGGTCGAACGGCAGACCCTCGAAACCGCGGTGTCGGACGGCTACTTCGAGAGCCCCCGCGGGGCCACGCTGGGCCACCTCGCCGACGAGTTCGACGTCTCGAAGCCCGCGGTGTCGAAGAACCTCCGGCGGGGCCAGCAGAAGATGATCCAGCGCGTCATCGAGGCGCTGGACGAACTGGAGTAG
- a CDS encoding branched-chain amino acid ABC transporter permease, which translates to MTGLEALAGDLVVLAFVDALGEFLRPETLVGVLVDGLSKAALYVMIAGGLTLIFGLMGVLNFAHGSMTMIGAYLGGLLMVLAVGEATGAGMRLVAFFVAMAAAFAVLAGLGGAIEVGLIRRLYDRPPIYQILLTFGVTLVLDELARIVVLFYGIQPSSEWQAAFGTKPYFLDQQVDLGIISVPGLDLFEIGFGVLTVAGLWAFLTRTRYGLIVRAGSEDSEMTEALGIDVRRVFTVVFALGAGVAGAAGTLLMWDASWGASVPLAADTLLPAFVVVIIGGLGTFRGTVVAAVIVGMADAVTTWWFVNEIEFASLPEMTVFLILVVMLILKPQGLFGVEEVGGH; encoded by the coding sequence ATGACGGGACTCGAAGCGCTCGCCGGGGACCTCGTCGTCCTCGCGTTCGTCGACGCGCTCGGGGAGTTCCTCCGGCCCGAGACCCTCGTCGGCGTCCTCGTCGACGGCCTCTCGAAGGCCGCGCTGTACGTGATGATAGCGGGCGGGCTCACGCTCATCTTCGGACTGATGGGCGTGCTCAACTTCGCCCACGGCTCGATGACGATGATCGGCGCGTATCTGGGCGGCCTGCTGATGGTGCTCGCGGTCGGCGAGGCCACCGGCGCGGGGATGCGGCTGGTCGCGTTCTTCGTCGCGATGGCGGCGGCGTTCGCGGTGCTGGCCGGACTGGGCGGCGCGATAGAGGTCGGGCTCATCAGGCGACTCTACGACCGGCCGCCCATCTACCAGATACTGCTGACGTTCGGGGTGACGCTCGTCCTCGACGAACTGGCGCGCATCGTGGTGCTGTTCTACGGGATACAGCCCAGCAGCGAGTGGCAGGCCGCGTTCGGGACGAAGCCGTACTTCCTCGACCAGCAGGTCGACCTCGGCATCATCTCGGTGCCGGGTCTCGACCTGTTCGAGATCGGATTCGGCGTCCTCACGGTCGCCGGACTCTGGGCGTTCCTCACCCGGACCCGGTACGGACTGATCGTCCGGGCCGGGAGCGAGGACTCCGAGATGACCGAGGCGCTGGGCATCGACGTTCGCCGGGTGTTCACCGTCGTGTTCGCGCTCGGCGCGGGGGTCGCGGGCGCGGCCGGGACCCTGCTGATGTGGGACGCCTCGTGGGGCGCGAGCGTCCCGCTCGCGGCCGACACCCTGCTCCCGGCGTTCGTGGTCGTCATCATCGGCGGCCTCGGCACCTTCCGGGGCACCGTGGTCGCGGCGGTCATCGTCGGGATGGCCGACGCCGTCACGACGTGGTGGTTCGTCAACGAGATCGAGTTCGCTAGCCTGCCCGAGATGACCGTCTTCCTCATCCTCGTGGTGATGCTGATACTCAAGCCACAGGGACTGTTCGGCGTCGAGGAGGTGGGCGGCCATTAG
- a CDS encoding SDR family oxidoreductase, which yields MSDQISPPEPTTDDFLVVDDDRFAPERVCLVTGAASGIGRATALVMADNGLTVVGTDVDEEGLDETAETAAELGVEGSVETVVGDLREDVPDIVEEAAEYGDIAYLANIAGMQHIDSIEDFPMAAYDRMQEVMVRAPVELSKHCLPHMRETGFGCVANMASVHGHYVTSDKVAYNVAKFGLRGLTQSIAAEGEGEVRAFSVSTGYVKTPLVTDQIPDTAEQRGISVREVVEDVMLGQSRTTEMMTPTEVANLFAFGFSKHADHLNGGDLRFDDGMTLTYE from the coding sequence ATGTCCGACCAGATTTCCCCGCCGGAACCGACCACTGACGACTTCCTCGTCGTCGACGACGACCGATTCGCGCCCGAACGCGTCTGTCTGGTCACGGGCGCGGCGTCGGGCATCGGACGAGCGACCGCGCTCGTCATGGCCGACAACGGCCTGACAGTCGTCGGCACCGACGTGGACGAGGAGGGCCTCGACGAGACCGCCGAGACCGCCGCGGAACTCGGCGTCGAGGGGAGCGTCGAGACGGTCGTCGGCGACCTCCGCGAGGACGTGCCCGACATCGTCGAGGAGGCCGCCGAGTACGGCGACATCGCGTACCTCGCGAACATCGCGGGGATGCAGCACATCGACTCCATCGAGGACTTCCCGATGGCGGCCTACGACCGGATGCAGGAGGTGATGGTGCGCGCGCCGGTCGAACTCTCGAAGCACTGCCTCCCGCACATGCGCGAGACGGGATTCGGATGCGTCGCCAACATGGCGTCGGTCCACGGCCACTACGTCACCAGCGACAAGGTGGCGTACAACGTCGCGAAGTTCGGCCTGCGCGGGCTCACCCAGTCCATCGCCGCCGAGGGTGAGGGGGAGGTGCGGGCCTTCTCGGTCAGCACGGGCTACGTGAAGACGCCGCTCGTGACCGACCAGATTCCGGACACCGCCGAACAGCGGGGCATCTCCGTGCGGGAGGTCGTCGAGGACGTGATGCTCGGTCAGTCCCGGACTACCGAGATGATGACGCCAACCGAGGTCGCGAACCTCTTCGCGTTCGGCTTCTCGAAGCACGCCGACCACCTCAACGGCGGAGACCTGCGGTTCGACGACGGGATGACCCTGACCTACGAGTAG
- a CDS encoding 3-oxoacyl-ACP synthase, with protein sequence MSVGLTGYGVYTPDQIVTGEEIAEESGIPEEVVVEKMGVREKRVCPPDADHVTDMCVKAADEALADADRDPEDVDAVLYHGSEYKDFVVWSAAANVAERIGASEAFAVESYALCAGAPLALRQARSQLLADAPETVLLVAASREEDLVDYSNQDSSFMFNFGSGACAAVLEADPADGRARATVGESAAMTDGSFSEDVVMPAGGSRNPPSRATVEAGLHTLGVPDPDGMKERLADVSLPNFLDVADDALERSGYDRDDLDFVALTHMKRSFHDILTDELGAANYYLDEYGHVQSVDQLLALDEGLDRGLVESGDVVLFLAAGTGYTWAATVLEWHG encoded by the coding sequence ATCTCGGTCGGCCTCACCGGCTACGGGGTCTACACTCCCGACCAAATCGTCACCGGCGAGGAGATCGCCGAAGAGAGCGGGATTCCCGAGGAGGTCGTGGTCGAGAAGATGGGCGTCCGCGAGAAGCGGGTCTGTCCTCCCGACGCCGACCACGTCACCGACATGTGCGTGAAGGCCGCCGACGAGGCGCTCGCCGACGCCGACCGCGACCCCGAGGACGTGGATGCGGTGCTCTACCACGGCTCGGAGTACAAGGACTTCGTGGTCTGGAGCGCCGCGGCGAACGTCGCCGAGCGCATCGGCGCGAGCGAGGCCTTCGCGGTCGAAAGCTACGCGCTCTGTGCGGGCGCGCCGCTGGCGCTGCGGCAGGCCCGCTCGCAGTTGCTCGCCGACGCGCCCGAGACGGTCCTGCTCGTGGCCGCGAGCCGCGAGGAGGACCTCGTCGACTACTCGAATCAGGACTCGTCGTTCATGTTCAACTTCGGGAGCGGGGCCTGTGCGGCGGTGTTGGAGGCCGACCCCGCCGACGGTCGCGCTCGCGCGACCGTCGGCGAGAGCGCCGCGATGACCGACGGCAGTTTCTCGGAGGACGTGGTGATGCCCGCGGGCGGGTCGCGCAACCCCCCGAGTCGCGCCACGGTCGAGGCGGGTCTGCACACCCTCGGCGTTCCCGACCCCGACGGGATGAAAGAGCGACTCGCCGACGTGAGCCTCCCGAACTTCCTCGACGTGGCCGACGACGCGCTGGAGCGGTCGGGCTACGACCGCGACGACCTGGACTTCGTGGCGCTGACCCACATGAAGCGGTCGTTCCACGACATCCTGACCGACGAACTCGGTGCGGCGAACTACTACCTCGACGAGTACGGCCACGTCCAGAGCGTCGACCAACTGCTCGCGCTCGACGAGGGTCTCGACCGCGGGCTGGTCGAGTCGGGCGACGTGGTGCTGTTCCTCGCGGCGGGGACCGGCTATACGTGGGCCGCGACGGTGCTGGAGTGGCACGGATAG
- a CDS encoding ABC transporter ATP-binding protein — MLRTAGLTKEFGGLTAVDSVDFALEENELCSLIGPNGAGKTTFFDLLTGVLEPTRGTVEVRDGDGWRDVTGATPYETADIGLHRSYQITNIFPTNTVLENVRIAAQAASSDGTTFWRNVGAFDEHFEEARAILDRVGLAEQADVVAENLSHGAKRQLEVAIALAGDPDVLLLDEPNAGVSSESVGRIIDLIEDVATDHAVLLVEHNMDIVMNVSDRIVVLNQGSVIADGTPEDVRGDPAVQEAYLGGYEPGSLGGDTDAESDASNAEASDSEEGAA; from the coding sequence ATGCTCCGGACCGCTGGATTGACGAAGGAGTTCGGCGGCCTCACCGCCGTCGACAGCGTCGACTTCGCGCTCGAAGAGAACGAACTCTGCTCGCTCATCGGACCGAACGGCGCGGGCAAGACCACGTTCTTCGACCTGCTGACCGGAGTACTGGAACCGACCCGGGGGACCGTGGAGGTCCGCGACGGGGACGGGTGGCGCGACGTGACCGGTGCCACCCCCTACGAGACCGCCGACATCGGTCTCCACCGGTCGTACCAGATCACGAATATCTTCCCGACGAACACGGTGCTGGAGAACGTCCGCATCGCCGCGCAGGCCGCGAGTAGCGACGGCACCACGTTCTGGCGCAACGTCGGCGCGTTCGACGAGCACTTCGAGGAGGCCCGCGCCATCCTCGACCGCGTCGGACTCGCCGAGCAGGCCGACGTGGTCGCCGAGAACCTCAGCCACGGCGCGAAGCGCCAGCTGGAGGTCGCCATCGCGCTCGCTGGCGACCCGGACGTCCTCCTGCTGGACGAACCCAACGCCGGGGTCTCCTCAGAGAGCGTCGGCCGCATTATCGACCTCATCGAGGACGTGGCGACCGACCACGCCGTCCTGCTGGTCGAGCACAACATGGACATCGTGATGAACGTCTCGGACCGCATCGTGGTCCTGAATCAGGGGTCGGTCATCGCCGACGGCACGCCCGAGGACGTTCGGGGCGACCCCGCAGTGCAGGAGGCGTACCTCGGCGGGTACGAACCCGGAAGTCTCGGGGGCGATACAGACGCCGAATCCGACGCCTCGAACGCCGAGGCGTCGGATTCGGAGGAGGGCGCGGCGTGA
- a CDS encoding branched-chain amino acid ABC transporter permease codes for MILLLAAYPGVYSVLLNSPLGTEFQTVLPRVETMVVVLYFGLFAMSFDFISGYTGYLSFGHAAFYGTGAYFVIMAANGKIPLLGPDTPFVYLLALAGLFAAVLAVLIGAVSFRLTGVYFAMITLGFAQVMYVFIRGWDYAANNPRDGPAVLERTEPFNVGVPGVDSLTLAIGELGGDTVEGLLGVIDLGTAEVSYYMVGLVVLVSYFAMQRIIHSPFGRVMIAIRENEERAKAIGYNTFWYKLGAFAISGFFAAVAGGLLAGFKRSVSPDNTFYFLVTGDALLASIIGGFGTLAGPLYGWLFDEGVTEFLSKRGEGGGLLPYLRENLGEGLLSTEVFNGLTVQEGIDTFLNGHAELYIGVLFVLFVLFVPNGLLGTVRDRIGGPVAEVVAERLRGDER; via the coding sequence GTGATACTCCTGCTCGCGGCCTACCCCGGCGTCTACTCGGTCCTGCTGAACTCGCCGCTCGGGACGGAGTTCCAGACCGTCCTCCCGCGGGTCGAGACCATGGTGGTCGTGCTCTACTTCGGGCTGTTCGCCATGTCGTTCGACTTCATCAGCGGCTACACGGGCTATCTCTCGTTCGGTCACGCCGCCTTCTACGGCACGGGGGCGTACTTCGTCATCATGGCGGCCAACGGGAAGATTCCCCTGCTCGGGCCCGACACGCCGTTCGTCTACCTGCTGGCGCTCGCGGGCCTGTTCGCGGCCGTGCTCGCGGTCCTCATCGGCGCGGTGTCGTTCCGGCTGACCGGCGTCTACTTCGCGATGATAACGCTGGGCTTCGCGCAGGTGATGTACGTCTTCATCCGCGGGTGGGACTACGCAGCCAACAACCCCCGCGACGGTCCGGCGGTGCTCGAACGCACCGAACCGTTCAACGTCGGGGTCCCGGGCGTCGACTCGCTCACCCTCGCCATCGGAGAGTTGGGCGGCGACACCGTCGAGGGCCTGCTCGGCGTTATCGACCTCGGCACCGCGGAGGTGTCCTACTACATGGTCGGGCTGGTCGTGCTGGTCTCGTATTTCGCGATGCAACGCATCATCCACTCGCCGTTCGGCCGGGTGATGATCGCCATCCGCGAGAACGAGGAGCGCGCGAAGGCCATCGGGTACAACACCTTCTGGTACAAGCTCGGAGCGTTCGCCATCAGCGGCTTCTTCGCCGCGGTGGCTGGCGGCCTGCTCGCGGGCTTCAAGCGGTCTGTGTCGCCCGACAACACCTTCTACTTCCTCGTGACCGGCGACGCCCTGCTGGCGTCCATCATCGGCGGATTCGGCACGCTGGCCGGACCGCTGTACGGCTGGCTGTTCGACGAGGGGGTCACCGAGTTCCTCTCGAAGCGCGGGGAGGGCGGCGGTCTGCTCCCGTACCTCCGGGAGAACCTCGGCGAGGGCCTGCTCTCGACCGAGGTGTTCAACGGCCTCACGGTTCAGGAGGGCATCGACACGTTCCTGAACGGTCACGCCGAACTCTACATCGGCGTGCTGTTCGTCCTCTTCGTCCTCTTCGTACCGAACGGCCTGCTCGGGACGGTCCGGGACCGAATCGGCGGCCCGGTCGCGGAGGTCGTCGCCGAGCGACTCCGGGGTGACGAGCGGTGA
- a CDS encoding ABC transporter ATP-binding protein, which produces MTLLEVEDAHTYYGESHILEGVSLDVEEGEVVALVGRNGVGKTTTLRTILQLTPPRSGTVRYRGDEVTGLETHEVADLGVGWIPEERRIFSQLSVEENVRVAVPDGEDVAAAVATAFETFPDLERFADKDAGDLSGGQQQMLALARGLVGDNDLLLVDEPSEGLAPQIVARVAEALAEAAEDTTLLVVEQNLPLALDLADRFYVLDNGRVVEEGDADETSADDERLRRYLSA; this is translated from the coding sequence ATGACACTCTTAGAAGTCGAAGACGCCCACACGTACTACGGCGAGAGCCACATCCTCGAAGGCGTCTCGCTCGACGTCGAGGAGGGCGAGGTGGTCGCGCTCGTCGGCCGCAACGGCGTCGGCAAGACCACCACCCTCCGGACCATCCTCCAGTTGACCCCGCCCCGGAGCGGGACCGTCCGGTACCGCGGCGACGAGGTGACCGGGCTGGAGACCCACGAGGTCGCCGACCTCGGGGTCGGCTGGATTCCCGAGGAACGGCGCATCTTCTCGCAGCTCTCGGTCGAGGAGAACGTCCGGGTCGCGGTGCCCGACGGCGAAGACGTAGCGGCGGCGGTCGCGACCGCCTTCGAGACGTTCCCCGACCTCGAACGGTTCGCCGACAAGGACGCCGGAGACCTCTCGGGCGGCCAGCAACAGATGCTCGCGCTGGCCCGGGGACTGGTCGGCGACAACGACCTCCTGCTGGTCGACGAACCCAGCGAGGGACTCGCGCCCCAGATCGTCGCGCGGGTCGCCGAGGCGCTCGCCGAGGCCGCCGAGGACACGACGTTGCTGGTGGTCGAGCAGAACCTGCCGCTGGCGCTCGACCTCGCCGACCGCTTCTACGTCCTCGACAACGGGCGGGTGGTCGAGGAGGGCGACGCCGACGAGACCTCCGCCGACGACGAGCGACTCAGGAGGTATCTCAGCGCATGA
- a CDS encoding MFS transporter — MNEERFQFYALYLTRFASGFGFITLVTLLPTYVNLFEASDFMVGLFTTAFTLAQTAAVVPLAWAGDRGDKRLVLAVCLALGVGVYVAFTLVGSSLQFVLVRGIQGVVVAGTSLLSLALVGELAPDDARANYIGKANAARFAAGVLGSLGAGSLYELYGFEAVYTVLIGLLLPALVGVWWFVDADEVRVRGNPFSGLAFNRRLLTLTSFRAQYAVAVTLVRTWVPIYAGITAARGGLAYAPFVVSLLITAEKLTNMLCQPYTGTLSDRAGRSLFVFVGGGCYGLVALAVPFTPDIGRLVGAPATFPVVGTLSAAFLPLLACNALLGVADSLREPASMALFADEGTDDGSVASSFGIRELVWKPGAVLAPMLGGALMGIGMEWVFFVGAAAAFGGVLTFLGILANDHGARALTQW, encoded by the coding sequence GTGAACGAAGAGAGATTTCAGTTCTACGCGCTGTATCTCACGCGGTTCGCCAGCGGCTTCGGGTTCATCACGCTCGTGACCCTGTTGCCGACCTACGTCAATCTCTTCGAGGCGTCGGACTTCATGGTCGGACTGTTCACCACCGCGTTCACGCTCGCCCAGACCGCGGCGGTCGTCCCGCTGGCCTGGGCTGGCGACCGCGGAGACAAACGGCTCGTGCTGGCGGTCTGTCTCGCCCTCGGCGTCGGAGTCTACGTCGCGTTCACGCTGGTCGGGTCGAGTCTCCAGTTCGTGTTGGTCCGCGGGATTCAGGGGGTTGTGGTCGCCGGGACCAGCCTGCTGTCGCTCGCGCTGGTCGGCGAACTCGCGCCCGACGACGCCCGGGCGAACTACATCGGGAAGGCAAACGCCGCCCGGTTCGCGGCGGGCGTCCTCGGGAGCCTGGGCGCGGGGAGCCTCTACGAACTCTACGGGTTCGAGGCGGTGTACACCGTCCTGATCGGTCTCCTCCTGCCCGCGCTGGTGGGGGTGTGGTGGTTCGTGGACGCCGACGAGGTCCGCGTCCGGGGCAACCCCTTCTCGGGACTCGCGTTCAACCGTCGGCTCCTCACGCTCACCAGCTTTCGCGCCCAGTACGCGGTTGCGGTCACGCTGGTCCGGACGTGGGTCCCGATATACGCGGGCATCACCGCCGCCAGAGGGGGACTGGCGTACGCGCCGTTCGTCGTGAGCCTCCTCATCACCGCCGAGAAGCTCACGAACATGCTGTGTCAACCGTACACCGGCACCCTCTCGGACCGCGCCGGGCGCTCGCTGTTCGTGTTCGTCGGCGGCGGGTGTTACGGTCTCGTGGCGCTCGCAGTGCCGTTCACGCCCGATATCGGCCGCCTCGTCGGCGCGCCCGCGACGTTCCCCGTGGTGGGCACGCTCTCGGCCGCCTTCCTGCCGCTTCTGGCGTGCAACGCCTTGCTCGGGGTCGCCGACAGCCTCCGCGAACCCGCGAGCATGGCGCTGTTCGCCGACGAGGGGACCGACGACGGGAGCGTCGCCTCCAGTTTCGGCATCCGCGAACTCGTCTGGAAGCCCGGGGCCGTCCTCGCGCCGATGCTCGGGGGCGCGCTCATGGGAATCGGCATGGAGTGGGTGTTCTTCGTCGGCGCGGCCGCCGCGTTCGGCGGCGTCCTCACGTTCCTCGGCATCCTCGCGAACGACCACGGGGCTCGCGCGCTCACACAGTGGTGA